One genomic region from Macrobrachium rosenbergii isolate ZJJX-2024 chromosome 1, ASM4041242v1, whole genome shotgun sequence encodes:
- the LOC136840272 gene encoding uncharacterized protein, with product MPVTEGEGTVPSISAWHQPPAPVPPPTMPPPIVIPVPPPTVTPSRVTPVPPPSDTSATTNSAPPICTTNSDISATTNSDTSATTNSDTSTTTNTDTSATTNSDTSTTTNSDTSATPNSATTKSATTIVTPVSSPTVPLPRVPPPTVTPPPTVPPVPEPTVPLPTTVLWGFYLFRAEVPLTESEGFPEPEAKNVPKFCYLLPALENCTP from the exons ATGCCAGTGACGGAGGGGGAGGGGACAGTGCCATCCATCAGTGCCTGGCACCAACCACCAGCACCAGTGCCACCCCCAACAATGCCACCACCAATAGTGATACCAGTGCCACCACCAACAGTGACACCATCAAGAGTGACACCAGTGCCACCACCAAGTGACACCAGTGCCACCACCAACAGTGCACCACCAATA TGCACCACCAATAGTGACATCAGCGCCACCACCAACAGTGACACCAGCGCCACCACCAACAGTGACACCAGTACCACCACCAACACTGACACCAGTGCCACCACCAATAGTGACACCAGTACCACCACCAACAGTGACACCAGTGCCACTCCAAACAGTGCCACAACCAAGAGTGCCACCACAATAGTGACGCCAGTGTCATCCCCAACAGTGCCACTACCAAGAGTACCACCACCAACAGTGACGCCACCACCAACAGTGCCACCAGTGCCAGAACCAACAGTGCCACTGCCAACCACCGTGTTATGGGGGTTTTATCTCTTTCGAGCAGAAGTTCCTCTCACCGAATCTGAAGGTTTTCCAGAGCCGGAGGCTAAAAATGTCCCAAAATTTTGTTATCTGCTGCCCGCGCTGGAAAACTGCACTCCATAA